From Streptomyces qinzhouensis, one genomic window encodes:
- a CDS encoding sensor histidine kinase: MTGAAKRAIVAGLRWSSLRLRLVVVFAVVALTAAVSASGIAYWLNREAVLSRTQNSTIDDFRAQLQSRAASLPLHAGQPDLRRTAEQMSQGKAGYSVLLVAGSDAGPPLVGASDPGVFAYEDVPERLREQVNKRQTTSGSTTQYHLYWQRIVHEGKPYLVGGSRIANGGPTGYMLKSLESESKDLNTLAWSLGIATALALVGSALLAQAAATTVLKPVRRLGDAARRLGEGKLDTRLQVSGSDELAELARTFNKTAESLEKKVADMSAREESSRRFVADMSHELRTPLTALTAVAEVLEDEVDTLDPMIAPAVNLVVSETKRLGGLVENLMEISRFDAGRVKVVLDEVDVADQVTACIDARAWLDAVELDAERGIMARLDPRRLDVVLANLIGNALKHGGSPVRVSVRTVDPESGAEVADGTGAQLVIKIRDHGPGIPEDVLPHVFDRFYKASASRPRSEGSGLGLSIAVENAHIHGGTITAANSPDGDGAVFVLRLPRDASEATGAAPERTGGTGTGEDGGR, translated from the coding sequence GTGACCGGTGCCGCGAAGCGTGCGATAGTCGCCGGTCTGCGCTGGAGCAGTCTGCGACTGCGTCTGGTCGTCGTCTTCGCCGTGGTCGCCCTGACCGCCGCGGTGTCGGCGTCGGGCATCGCGTACTGGCTCAACCGCGAGGCCGTACTGAGCCGTACCCAGAACTCCACGATCGACGACTTCCGGGCCCAGCTGCAGAGCCGGGCGGCCTCCCTGCCGCTCCACGCCGGCCAGCCCGATCTGCGGCGCACCGCCGAGCAGATGAGCCAGGGCAAGGCCGGTTACAGCGTGCTGCTGGTCGCCGGGAGCGATGCGGGACCGCCGCTCGTGGGCGCCTCCGACCCGGGTGTCTTCGCGTACGAGGACGTGCCCGAGCGGCTGCGGGAACAGGTCAACAAACGCCAGACGACGAGCGGCAGCACCACGCAGTACCACCTGTACTGGCAGCGGATCGTCCACGAGGGCAAGCCCTATCTCGTCGGCGGCAGCCGGATCGCGAACGGCGGGCCGACGGGCTACATGCTCAAGTCCCTCGAATCGGAGAGCAAGGACCTCAACACCCTGGCCTGGTCGCTGGGGATCGCCACCGCGCTGGCGCTGGTGGGTTCCGCGCTGCTGGCGCAGGCCGCGGCGACGACGGTGCTCAAGCCGGTCCGCCGCCTCGGCGACGCGGCCCGCAGGCTCGGCGAGGGCAAGCTGGACACCCGCCTTCAAGTGTCGGGCTCGGACGAGCTGGCCGAGCTGGCGCGGACGTTCAACAAGACCGCGGAGTCGCTGGAGAAGAAGGTCGCGGACATGAGCGCGCGGGAGGAGTCGAGCCGGCGGTTCGTCGCCGATATGTCCCATGAGCTGCGGACTCCGCTGACCGCGCTCACCGCGGTCGCCGAGGTGCTGGAGGACGAGGTCGACACCCTCGACCCGATGATCGCGCCCGCGGTGAATCTGGTCGTCAGCGAGACCAAGCGGCTCGGCGGCCTGGTGGAGAACCTGATGGAGATCAGCCGGTTCGACGCGGGGCGGGTCAAGGTCGTTCTGGACGAGGTCGATGTGGCCGATCAGGTCACGGCGTGCATCGACGCGCGGGCCTGGCTGGACGCGGTCGAACTCGACGCGGAGCGCGGGATCATGGCCCGGCTGGACCCGCGGCGGCTGGACGTCGTCCTGGCGAACCTCATCGGCAACGCGCTCAAGCACGGCGGTTCGCCGGTCCGGGTGTCGGTGCGGACCGTGGATCCGGAGTCCGGGGCGGAGGTCGCCGACGGCACCGGGGCGCAACTGGTGATCAAGATCCGCGACCATGGGCCGGGTATCCCCGAGGACGTCCTGCCGCATGTCTTCGACCGCTTCTACAAGGCGAGCGCGTCCCGGCCGAGGTCGGAGGGGAGCGGGCTCGGTCTTTCGATCGCGGTCGAGAACGCGCATATCCACGGCGGCACGATCACGGCGGCGAACTCGCCGGACGGCGACGGCGCGGTGTTCGTCCTGCGGCTGCCGAGGGACGCTTCGGAGGCGACCGGCGCCGCACCGGAGCGCACCGGTGGTACGGGCACGGGAGAGGACGGCGGACGGTGA
- the afsQ1 gene encoding two-component system response regulator AfsQ1 — MPFLLLIEDDDAIRTALELSLTRQGHRVATAATGEDGLKLLREQRPDLIVLDVMLPGIDGFEVCRRIRRTDQLPIILLTARSDDIDVVVGLESGADDYVVKPVQGRVLDARIRAVLRRGERESTDSATFGSLVIDRSAMTVTKNGHDLQLTPTELRLLLELSRRPGQALSRQQLLRLVWEHDYLGDSRLVDACVQRLRAKVEDVPSSPTLIRTVRGVGYRLDAPQ; from the coding sequence GTGCCCTTCCTGTTGCTGATCGAGGACGACGACGCCATCCGCACGGCCCTCGAACTCTCCCTGACGCGCCAGGGCCACCGTGTGGCCACTGCGGCGACGGGCGAGGACGGCCTGAAGCTGCTGCGAGAGCAGCGGCCCGATCTGATCGTGCTGGATGTGATGCTGCCCGGGATCGACGGCTTCGAGGTGTGCCGCCGTATCCGCCGCACCGACCAGTTGCCCATCATCCTGCTGACCGCGCGCAGCGACGACATCGACGTAGTGGTCGGACTGGAGTCAGGAGCCGACGACTATGTGGTGAAGCCGGTCCAGGGCCGAGTGCTGGACGCCCGGATCCGGGCGGTGCTGCGCCGCGGCGAGCGGGAGTCGACGGATTCGGCGACCTTCGGGTCGCTGGTGATCGACCGCTCCGCGATGACGGTCACCAAGAACGGCCACGACCTCCAGCTCACCCCGACGGAGCTCCGGCTGCTGCTGGAGCTGAGCAGGCGGCCGGGGCAGGCGCTCTCCCGTCAGCAGTTGCTGCGGCTGGTGTGGGAGCACGACTACCTCGGTGACTCCCGGCTGGTCGACGCCTGTGTGCAGCGGCTGCGGGCGAAGGTGGAGGACGTGCCGTCCTCGCCGACGCTGATCCGTACGGTCCGGGGTGTGGGCTACCGGCTGGACGCCCCGCAGTGA
- a CDS encoding SigE family RNA polymerase sigma factor — MTALHGSTAGAVKTRLHDVVIRSGEKPGAVNGRGCVRGAGRQHKPSYMTVVGDTGPAAVTPAQSESPPESLSEAEFTAYVQERRSSLYATAYHLTGDRFEAEDLLQSALFSTYRAWDRISDKAAVGGYLRRTMTNLHISAWRRRKLSEYPTEELPETASDTDAMRGTELRAVLWQALARLPELQRTMLVLRYYEGRTDPEIADILGISVGTVKSSIWRSLRRLRDDQALSFGRDEEESFGELVA; from the coding sequence ATGACGGCACTGCACGGAAGCACCGCCGGCGCAGTCAAGACGCGCCTGCACGACGTCGTGATCAGGAGCGGTGAGAAGCCCGGCGCCGTGAACGGACGGGGGTGCGTTCGCGGCGCCGGACGGCAGCACAAGCCGTCGTACATGACGGTGGTCGGTGACACCGGGCCCGCGGCCGTGACTCCCGCCCAGTCGGAGTCCCCGCCGGAGTCCCTGTCGGAGGCCGAGTTCACGGCGTACGTACAGGAGCGCCGCTCCTCGCTCTACGCCACCGCCTACCACCTCACCGGTGACCGCTTCGAGGCGGAGGACTTGCTCCAGAGCGCGCTGTTCTCCACCTACCGGGCCTGGGACCGGATCAGCGACAAGGCCGCGGTCGGGGGCTACCTCCGCCGCACCATGACCAATCTCCACATCAGCGCCTGGCGCCGGCGCAAGCTCAGCGAGTACCCCACGGAGGAGCTGCCGGAGACGGCGAGCGACACCGACGCGATGCGGGGCACAGAGCTGCGGGCCGTGCTCTGGCAGGCGCTGGCCAGGCTCCCCGAACTCCAGCGCACGATGCTGGTCCTCCGCTACTACGAGGGCCGTACCGACCCGGAGATCGCGGACATCCTGGGCATCAGTGTCGGCACGGTGAAGTCCAGCATCTGGCGGTCGCTGCGGCGGCTGCGCGACGACCAGGCGCTGAGCTTCGGCCGTGACGAGGAAGAGTCCTTCGGCGAGCTGGTGGCCTGA
- the deoC gene encoding deoxyribose-phosphate aldolase: MPRIHPALADVTASDQALRRFLHGLPGVDPVGLEARAAALGTRSIKTTAKAYAIDLAISMIDLTTLEGADTPGKVRALAAKAVHPDPTDRGTPTTAAVCVYPDMVATAKAGLNGADVKVASVATAFPAGRAALEVKLADTRDAVAAGADEIDMVIDRGAFLSGRYLKVFEEIVAVKEASGPARLKVIFETGELSTYDNIRRASWLGMLAGADFIKTSTGKVAVNATPANTLLMLEAVRDFRAQTGVQIGVKPAGGIRTTKDAVKFLVLVNETAGPDWLDPHWFRFGASSLLNDLLMQRQKLATGRYSGPDYVTVD, from the coding sequence ATGCCCCGTATCCATCCCGCCCTCGCCGACGTAACCGCGTCCGACCAGGCGCTCCGCAGGTTCCTGCACGGGCTGCCCGGAGTCGACCCCGTCGGGCTCGAAGCGCGCGCCGCCGCGCTCGGGACCCGGTCGATCAAGACGACGGCCAAGGCGTACGCCATCGACCTGGCCATCTCGATGATCGACCTGACGACTCTGGAAGGCGCGGACACCCCGGGCAAGGTCCGGGCGCTGGCCGCCAAGGCCGTCCACCCGGACCCGACGGACCGCGGCACCCCCACGACCGCCGCCGTCTGTGTCTATCCGGACATGGTGGCCACCGCCAAGGCCGGGCTGAACGGCGCCGACGTCAAGGTCGCCTCCGTCGCCACCGCCTTCCCCGCGGGCCGGGCCGCCCTCGAAGTGAAGCTCGCGGACACCCGGGACGCCGTCGCCGCCGGGGCGGACGAGATCGACATGGTCATCGACCGGGGCGCGTTCCTCTCCGGCCGTTATCTGAAGGTGTTCGAGGAGATCGTCGCGGTCAAGGAGGCCTCGGGGCCCGCCCGGCTGAAGGTGATCTTCGAGACCGGTGAGCTGTCCACGTACGACAACATCCGCCGCGCCTCCTGGCTCGGGATGCTCGCGGGCGCCGACTTCATCAAGACCTCGACCGGCAAGGTCGCGGTCAACGCCACCCCGGCGAACACCCTCCTCATGCTGGAGGCGGTCCGTGACTTCCGGGCGCAGACCGGCGTCCAGATCGGGGTGAAGCCCGCCGGCGGCATCCGGACCACCAAGGACGCGGTCAAGTTCCTGGTCCTGGTCAACGAGACCGCGGGACCGGACTGGCTGGACCCGCACTGGTTCCGCTTCGGTGCCTCCAGCCTGCTCAACGACCTGCTGATGCAGCGCCAGAAGCTGGCGACCGGCCGCTACTCCGGCCCCGACTACGTAACGGTGGACTGA
- a CDS encoding aldehyde dehydrogenase family protein, translating to MTNPFTYAPAPESRAIVDIASSYGLFIDGEFTEGSGEDRNKTLSPATEEVLAEYVQANEEDVDRAVRAARKAFEKWSALPGAERGKYLFRIARIIQERSRELAVLETLDNGKPIRETRDADLPLVAAHFFYYAGWADKLGHAGFGPEPKPLGVAGQVIPWNFPLLMLAWKIAPALATGNTVVLKPAETTPLSALFFADICRQAGLPKGVVNIVTGDGRTGAALVNHPGIAKVAFTGSTAVGKAIARQLAGTEKKLTLELGGKGANIVFDDAPIDQAVEGIVTGIFFNQGQVCCAGSRLLVQESIQEELLDALKRRLSTLRLGDPLDKNTDIGAINSAEQLARITALARTGETEGAERWSAPCELPSSGYWFAPTLFTGVTQAHTVARDEIFGPVLSVLTFRTPDEAVAKANNSQYGLSAGIWTEKGSRILAVANKLRAGVVWANTFNKFDPTSPFGGYKESGFGREGGRHGLEAYLDV from the coding sequence ATGACGAACCCCTTCACCTACGCACCGGCTCCCGAGTCCCGGGCGATCGTCGACATCGCGTCCTCGTACGGACTGTTCATCGACGGCGAGTTCACCGAGGGCTCGGGCGAGGACCGCAACAAGACCCTCTCCCCGGCGACCGAGGAGGTGCTCGCCGAGTACGTCCAGGCCAATGAGGAGGACGTCGACCGTGCGGTGCGCGCCGCCCGCAAGGCGTTCGAGAAGTGGTCGGCGCTGCCCGGCGCCGAACGCGGCAAGTACCTCTTCCGGATCGCCCGGATCATCCAGGAACGCAGCCGTGAGCTGGCCGTCCTGGAGACCCTCGACAACGGCAAGCCGATCCGGGAGACCCGGGACGCCGATCTGCCGCTGGTCGCCGCGCACTTCTTCTACTACGCGGGCTGGGCGGACAAGCTCGGCCACGCGGGCTTCGGCCCCGAGCCGAAGCCGCTGGGCGTCGCCGGTCAGGTCATCCCGTGGAACTTCCCGCTGCTGATGCTGGCGTGGAAGATCGCCCCGGCGCTGGCGACCGGTAATACGGTCGTCCTCAAGCCGGCCGAGACCACCCCGCTCTCCGCGCTCTTCTTCGCCGACATCTGCCGTCAGGCGGGGCTGCCGAAGGGCGTCGTCAACATCGTCACCGGCGACGGCCGCACCGGTGCCGCGCTGGTGAACCATCCCGGTATCGCCAAGGTCGCCTTCACCGGCTCGACCGCCGTCGGCAAGGCGATCGCCCGCCAGCTCGCCGGCACGGAGAAGAAGCTCACGCTGGAACTGGGCGGCAAGGGCGCCAACATCGTCTTCGACGACGCCCCGATCGACCAGGCCGTCGAGGGCATCGTCACCGGCATCTTCTTCAACCAGGGCCAGGTCTGCTGCGCCGGATCCCGGCTCCTGGTCCAGGAGTCGATCCAGGAGGAGCTGCTGGACGCCCTGAAGCGGCGGCTCTCCACGCTGCGCCTCGGCGACCCACTGGACAAGAACACCGATATCGGTGCGATCAACTCCGCCGAGCAGCTGGCCCGGATCACCGCGCTCGCCCGGACCGGCGAGACGGAGGGCGCGGAGCGCTGGAGCGCGCCCTGCGAGCTGCCGTCGTCCGGCTACTGGTTCGCCCCGACCCTGTTCACCGGGGTCACCCAGGCGCACACCGTCGCCCGGGACGAGATCTTCGGCCCGGTGCTGTCGGTGCTGACGTTCCGTACCCCCGACGAGGCCGTCGCCAAGGCCAACAACAGCCAGTACGGCCTGTCGGCGGGCATCTGGACGGAGAAGGGCTCGCGGATCCTCGCGGTCGCGAACAAGCTCCGGGCCGGGGTCGTCTGGGCCAACACCTTCAACAAGTTCGACCCGACCTCGCCCTTCGGCGGCTACAAGGAGTCGGGCTTCGGCCGCGAGGGCGGTCGCCACGGCCTGGAGGCTTACCTCGATGTCTGA
- a CDS encoding aldehyde dehydrogenase family protein yields MSETRSRLSVFKTYKLYVGGKFPRSESGRVYEVTDAKGNWLAHAPLSSRKDARDAVVAARKAFGGWSGATAYNRGQILYRVAEMLEGRREQYVREVAEAEGLSKSKAAAVVDAAIDRWVWYAGWTDKIAQVVGGANPVAGPFFNLSTPEPTGVVAVVAPQDSSLLGLVSVIAPVIATGNTAVVVASEKAPLPALSLGEVLATSDLPGGVVNILSGRTAELSAPLAAHQDVNAIDLTGADAALAKELEIAAADNMKRVFKPGPADFTADPGTGRLTAFLETKTVWHPTGSLGASGSAY; encoded by the coding sequence ATGTCTGAGACCCGTTCCCGTTTGAGCGTTTTCAAGACCTACAAGCTGTACGTCGGGGGCAAGTTCCCCCGCTCCGAGAGCGGCCGGGTGTACGAGGTGACCGACGCAAAGGGCAACTGGCTGGCGCACGCGCCGCTCTCCTCCCGCAAGGACGCCCGGGACGCGGTCGTCGCCGCGCGCAAGGCGTTCGGCGGCTGGTCCGGCGCCACCGCGTACAACCGCGGCCAGATCCTCTACCGCGTCGCGGAGATGCTGGAGGGCCGCCGGGAGCAGTACGTCCGCGAGGTCGCGGAGGCGGAGGGCCTGTCGAAGTCGAAGGCGGCGGCCGTCGTCGACGCGGCGATCGACCGCTGGGTCTGGTACGCGGGCTGGACCGACAAGATCGCCCAGGTCGTGGGCGGGGCGAACCCGGTCGCGGGCCCCTTCTTCAACCTCTCCACGCCGGAGCCGACCGGTGTCGTCGCCGTCGTCGCCCCGCAGGATTCGTCGCTTCTGGGCCTGGTGTCCGTAATCGCGCCGGTGATCGCCACCGGCAATACGGCGGTCGTGGTGGCCAGCGAGAAGGCCCCGCTGCCCGCGCTCTCCCTGGGCGAGGTGCTCGCCACCTCCGATCTGCCGGGCGGAGTGGTGAACATCCTCTCGGGCCGTACGGCGGAGCTGTCGGCCCCGCTCGCCGCGCACCAGGACGTCAACGCGATCGACCTGACCGGCGCGGACGCGGCGCTGGCGAAGGAGCTGGAGATCGCGGCCGCGGACAATATGAAGCGGGTGTTCAAGCCCGGCCCGGCCGACTTCACGGCCGACCCGGGCACGGGCCGGCTCACGGCCTTCCTGGAGACCAAGACGGTCTGGCACCCGACGGGTTCGCTGGGCGCGTCGGGCTCCGCGTACTGA
- a CDS encoding ATP-binding protein has product MTAIPAQTSPATRVLLLAGPSGSGKSSLAARTGLPVLRLDDFYKDGDDPTLPLVEGSDDIDWDSPRSWDADAAVAAIVELCRTGRTSVPVYSISISARTGHEAFSVDRTPLFVAEGIFAADIVVRCQELGVLADAICLRGRPTTTFRRRLARDLREGRKSVPFLLRRGWRLMRAERGIVSRQAGLGAHPCGREEALGRVAAAAAGRHRPARPPAGAVLAPRTAESDV; this is encoded by the coding sequence GTGACTGCCATCCCCGCCCAAACCTCGCCGGCCACCCGAGTCCTCCTGCTCGCGGGCCCTTCCGGTTCCGGTAAGTCGTCCCTGGCCGCGCGTACCGGACTGCCGGTGCTCCGCCTCGACGACTTCTACAAGGACGGCGACGACCCCACCCTTCCGCTCGTCGAGGGCAGTGACGACATCGACTGGGACTCGCCCCGTTCGTGGGACGCGGACGCGGCGGTCGCGGCGATCGTGGAGCTGTGCCGGACGGGACGGACGTCCGTCCCGGTGTACTCCATCTCCATCAGCGCCCGGACCGGCCACGAGGCCTTCTCCGTCGACCGCACCCCCCTCTTCGTCGCCGAGGGCATCTTCGCGGCCGACATCGTGGTCCGCTGCCAGGAGCTGGGCGTTCTCGCCGACGCGATCTGTCTGCGGGGCCGCCCCACGACGACCTTCCGCCGCCGGCTGGCACGCGATCTCCGCGAGGGCCGCAAGTCGGTGCCGTTCCTGCTGCGGCGGGGCTGGCGCCTGATGCGCGCCGAGCGGGGCATCGTCAGCCGCCAGGCCGGGCTCGGCGCCCATCCGTGCGGCCGGGAGGAGGCCCTCGGCCGGGTCGCCGCGGCCGCCGCGGGCCGCCACCGCCCGGCCCGGCCGCCCGCGGGCGCCGTGCTCGCGCCGCGTACGGCAGAATCGGACGTATGA
- a CDS encoding PH domain-containing protein, producing the protein MSKSETPTPAEPTYADRVFRSPAGMAGGVLLLALTAWLGADAVIRGSGLTPLFAIAVVLVIVPVVVAFTLRPAVFVNDDRIRIRNPFRTIAAPWGQVEGVRSSYSTEIVTNDGTKYPMWAVPVSLRQRKRATRQLEKRDRDERAGRPVDRNTPAPQAQADRTVAELRDFITARGAAPTAQGETSVTWAYELFLPLAAGAVMLLVLFLVR; encoded by the coding sequence ATGAGCAAGTCCGAGACTCCGACGCCCGCCGAGCCCACCTACGCCGACCGGGTCTTCCGGTCGCCCGCGGGCATGGCCGGCGGGGTGCTGCTGCTGGCGCTGACGGCCTGGCTGGGCGCGGACGCCGTGATCCGGGGCTCCGGGCTGACGCCGCTCTTCGCCATCGCGGTCGTCCTCGTCATCGTCCCGGTGGTCGTCGCCTTCACACTGCGCCCCGCGGTCTTCGTGAACGACGACCGGATCCGGATCCGGAACCCGTTCCGGACGATCGCCGCGCCGTGGGGGCAGGTCGAGGGGGTCCGCTCCTCGTACTCCACGGAGATCGTCACCAACGACGGCACGAAGTACCCGATGTGGGCGGTCCCGGTCTCCCTGCGCCAGCGCAAGCGCGCGACCCGGCAGCTGGAGAAGCGCGACCGCGACGAGCGGGCGGGCCGCCCGGTGGACCGCAACACCCCGGCCCCCCAGGCCCAGGCCGACCGCACGGTCGCCGAACTCCGCGATTTCATCACCGCCCGCGGCGCCGCGCCGACCGCCCAGGGCGAGACCTCGGTGACCTGGGCCTATGAGCTGTTCCTCCCACTGGCGGCGGGCGCGGTGATGCTGCTGGTCCTGTTCCTGGTCCGGTAG
- a CDS encoding IS30 family transposase produces MDFEIRKDRSKKTGLRLAREREEYFRLMGQGVSSREACRIVGIDRRTGKRWRNGFTPSNSKRWRPPVTRLVASAPGPSKHLRQADRIHIADRLREKASIRTIAAELNRSPSTVSREISRNRHPVNGQYRPYAAQARADERRPRPKPGKIGQNPELRDYVQDRLGRRWSPEQIARHLRRDFPDRPEMHVVHETIYQALYVQGRGELRRELTRALRTGRAVRKPRRQAQQRQPRYPAPMVMISERPAEAADRAVPGHWEGDLIIGKDNGSAIGTLVERSTRYLMLVHLPHGRGTELVRDALVDTVKTLPAHLKRSLTWDQGSEMGRHHEFTIATDIPVYFCDPASPWQRGSNENTNGLLRQYFPKGTDLSVHNREHLYAVAAELNGRPRKTLDWETPAERLHKLLATTRQ; encoded by the coding sequence ATGGACTTCGAGATCCGCAAGGACCGGAGCAAGAAGACCGGGCTGAGGCTGGCCCGTGAGCGGGAGGAATACTTCCGCCTCATGGGCCAGGGCGTCAGCAGTCGGGAAGCGTGCCGGATCGTCGGAATCGACCGGCGCACGGGCAAACGCTGGCGGAACGGGTTCACTCCGTCGAACAGTAAGAGGTGGAGGCCGCCGGTCACCAGGCTGGTGGCCTCCGCCCCCGGGCCCTCCAAGCATCTACGGCAAGCCGACCGGATACACATCGCTGACCGGTTGCGGGAGAAGGCGTCTATACGGACCATCGCGGCCGAGCTGAACCGCAGTCCGTCGACCGTCAGCCGCGAGATCAGCCGCAACCGGCACCCCGTCAACGGCCAGTACCGGCCCTACGCCGCCCAGGCCCGAGCCGACGAGCGCCGGCCCCGGCCCAAGCCTGGGAAGATCGGGCAGAACCCTGAGCTGCGGGACTACGTCCAAGACCGCCTGGGAAGACGTTGGAGCCCGGAGCAGATAGCCCGACACCTGCGCCGCGACTTCCCCGACCGGCCGGAGATGCACGTGGTCCACGAGACGATCTACCAGGCCCTCTACGTCCAAGGCCGCGGCGAACTCCGCCGCGAGCTGACCCGCGCCCTGCGCACAGGCCGAGCAGTGCGCAAGCCCCGCCGCCAGGCCCAGCAACGCCAGCCACGCTATCCGGCTCCCATGGTGATGATCAGCGAGCGGCCCGCCGAAGCCGCAGACCGGGCCGTGCCCGGTCACTGGGAAGGCGACCTGATCATCGGGAAGGACAACGGGTCCGCCATCGGCACGCTGGTGGAACGCAGCACGCGCTACCTCATGCTGGTCCACCTGCCCCACGGCCGCGGCACCGAACTCGTCCGTGACGCACTGGTGGACACGGTGAAAACGCTTCCGGCACATCTGAAGCGGTCGCTCACCTGGGATCAGGGCAGCGAGATGGGCCGCCACCACGAGTTCACCATCGCGACCGACATCCCGGTCTACTTCTGCGATCCGGCCAGCCCCTGGCAGCGTGGCTCGAACGAGAACACCAACGGCCTGCTGCGGCAGTACTTCCCCAAAGGCACCGACCTGTCGGTCCACAACCGCGAACACCTCTACGCCGTCGCTGCCGAACTCAACGGCCGCCCACGCAAAACGCTCGACTGGGAAACCCCAGCCGAGCGCCTGCATAAACTGCTCGCCACCACACGTCAGTGA
- a CDS encoding helix-turn-helix domain-containing protein: MFEGATGSTVPRRQLGRHLKELRNRARLTVRAAAAKLEWSEAKMWRIETGQTPLRALDVQAMCTVYGAAPDLTAALMGLAKETKARGWWHAYGDVIPEGFDVFVGLEEAAASLASYESDIIPGLLQIDGYTREIIRVHYPDIEEDDLDGRVRLRIERQTLLTRVTDPPQLRVALAETVLRRPIGGREVMATQMAHLVYVSERPNVDIRIVPFSAGPHLGVVSGPFVILRFPVNGSGVDTEPPTVYADGYTGGLYLDKAKEVDQYEAAFSGIWDAALDEQASQRLISEVARSYREP, translated from the coding sequence ATGTTCGAGGGGGCAACTGGATCAACCGTTCCGCGTCGGCAGTTGGGGCGGCATCTCAAGGAGTTGCGCAACCGTGCGCGACTGACAGTCCGGGCCGCGGCTGCCAAGCTGGAGTGGTCCGAAGCGAAGATGTGGCGGATTGAGACAGGGCAGACGCCGCTACGGGCTCTGGATGTACAGGCGATGTGCACTGTCTACGGGGCAGCGCCCGACCTCACTGCGGCTCTGATGGGTCTCGCGAAGGAAACCAAGGCTCGTGGCTGGTGGCATGCGTACGGGGATGTGATCCCGGAAGGGTTCGACGTTTTCGTCGGGCTGGAAGAGGCCGCCGCGAGTCTTGCCTCGTACGAAAGTGACATCATCCCAGGGCTGTTGCAGATCGACGGCTACACCCGTGAGATCATCCGGGTCCACTACCCCGACATCGAGGAAGACGATCTCGATGGGCGAGTCCGCCTGCGAATCGAGCGGCAGACCCTTCTGACGCGCGTGACCGATCCGCCGCAATTGCGTGTGGCCCTCGCGGAGACCGTGTTGCGTCGCCCGATCGGAGGGCGCGAGGTGATGGCCACCCAGATGGCTCACTTGGTCTATGTGTCGGAACGCCCCAACGTCGACATCAGGATCGTCCCCTTCTCGGCAGGGCCGCATCTGGGAGTCGTCAGTGGACCCTTTGTGATCCTGCGATTTCCCGTGAACGGAAGCGGTGTCGACACGGAGCCGCCGACCGTCTACGCCGACGGATACACGGGCGGGTTGTACTTGGACAAGGCCAAGGAAGTGGACCAATACGAGGCTGCGTTCTCGGGAATCTGGGACGCGGCGCTCGATGAGCAGGCGTCGCAACGACTGATCTCCGAAGTGGCAAGGAGCTATAGGGAACCATGA
- a CDS encoding DUF397 domain-containing protein, translating into MSREAHGEKWFKSSYSNGNGNCVEVRIASAAVAMRDSKVTQGPAVMVAGATWSSFLGAVKSRHLR; encoded by the coding sequence ATGAGCAGGGAAGCGCACGGCGAGAAGTGGTTCAAGTCGAGTTACAGCAACGGGAACGGCAACTGCGTCGAGGTGCGCATAGCCTCCGCAGCGGTGGCCATGAGGGACAGCAAGGTGACACAGGGGCCCGCTGTGATGGTGGCCGGGGCGACCTGGTCATCGTTTTTGGGAGCCGTTAAGAGTCGGCACTTGCGGTAG